The following are encoded together in the Macrobrachium rosenbergii isolate ZJJX-2024 chromosome 21, ASM4041242v1, whole genome shotgun sequence genome:
- the LOC136849660 gene encoding gastrula zinc finger protein XlCGF57.1-like isoform X2, producing MDKVCTREGRSLNQDGDDRSVNQEKMEEEIVNTSAIEKPYSCPVCGKGFNNKSNLTKHEFIHTGKKPYTCTLCNRKFGCAGTLKGHMKRHQGDKSFGCLICGKRFVTNSELTRHTTTHSEVKPHQCHVCHKEFRMLGNLNVHLKIHKGEKNFACEVCGKQFRRSNQLKEHNKVHTGEKPYECTVCGRKFAKQYQLGEHMKVHTGEKPFDCNVCGRKFARNTHLRYHLKIHSGEKPFEYKFCEKKFEEHVVLQDHLQDHTTKKPYSCCKCGEKFALDVEFKDHQNIHVKCEQTDKVQKSYPCVICKKKFQTNVLLNKHKKSHVEKLFRCHICSKSYAAHFKLKEHVRKTHLTKESAVCSDANINHVGSLVTFDSEDSGYIVKEELRVEENVVDLSCDIGIVKKEEMSFPVKIEKTLEEGESLYNHDNNVELMGGHTAVFVRESLADVSGEIEERDTDPLA from the coding sequence ATGGATAAAGTTTGTACGAGAGAAGGTAGATCTTTAAACCAAGATGGAGACGATAGATCCGTAAaccaagaaaaaatggaagaggagATTGTGAACACCAGTGCCATAGAAAAACCATATTCTTGCCCTGTTTGTGGTAAAGGgtttaataataaaagcaaccTGACAAAGCATGAGTTCATTCATACTGGCAAAAAGCCTTATACGTGTACTCTATGTAACAGAAAATTTGGATGTGCTGGAACTCTTAAAGGTCACATGAAAAGACATCAGGGAGACAAAAGTTTTGGTTGCTTAATTTGTGGTAAGAGATTTGTAACTAATAGTGAACTTACACGTCATACAACTACTCATTCCGAAGTAAAGCCTCACCAGTGTCATGTATGCCATAAAGAATTTCGGATGCTGGGAAATCTTAATGTACATCTAAAAATTCACAAGGGAGAAAAGAACTTTGCGTGTGAAGTTTGTGGGAAGCAATTTAGGCGTAGCAATCAGCTAAAAGAGCACAACAAAGTTCACACAGGAGAAAAGCCATATGAATGTACAGTGTGTGGCAGAAAATTTGCCAAGCAGTATCAGTTAGGAGAACATATGAAAGTTCATACTGGTGAAAAGCCATTTGATTGCAATGTGTGTGGGCGAAAATTTGCACGTAACACTCACCTAAGGTATCACCTCAAAATTCACAGTGGTGAGAAGCCCTTTGAATATaagttttgtgaaaagaaatttgaggaacaTGTAGTGTTACAAGATCATCTTCAAGATCACACTACAAAAAAGCCATATTCTTGCTGTAAATGTGGAGAGAAATTTGCTCTTGATGTAGAGTTCAAAGATCATCAAAATATACATGTGAAGTGTGAGCAGACTGATAAAGTCCAAAAATCATATCCATGTGTTATCTGTAAAAAGAAGTTTCAAACTAATGTTCTTCTCAATAAGCATAAGAAAAGTCATGTTGAGAAACTTTTCAGATGTCACATATGCTCAAAATCATATGCAGCCCATTTTAAGTTGAAAGAACATGTAAGAAAAACTCACTTAACTAAAGAATCTGCTGTATGTTCAGATGCTAATATAAATCATGTTGGTAGTCTTGTTACATTTGACAGTGAAGACAGTGGGTATATTGTCAAAGAAGAATTAAGAGTTGAAGAAAATGTAGTTGATCTCTCATGTGATATTGGAATTGTGAAAAAGGAGGAAATGTCATTTCCAGTTAAGATTGAAAAAACCCTAGAGGAGGGGGAAAGTCTTTATAATCATGATAACAATGTGGAATTAATGGGTGGACACACTGCTGTGTTTGTAAGAGAGTCACTTGCTGATGTCTCCGGTGAAATAGAGGAAAGAGATACAGATCCTTTGGCATGA